GGAATGGTTCGACCCGAACCGCGTCGTAACTGCCTCTCACGTACTCGATGCGGAAGAAGCGTTTCCTAGCTTTGCGCCGATGTCCAAGCCACACCCTTATTCCTATGTCAAAGGGTTGCTTGGACTCGATACACCGATTAGCGATGCTGTCCATTTTGCATTGCCAATCGAAAATGGGGATGAGGTGCTGATCGTCGGCGATTCACTCGCAGATTTTCTAGCGGCTCGCTCAATCGGTTGCAAGTTTGCAGCGACGCTGACTGGACTGTCCGGTCAAGACGCTCGCAGCAAGTTTGAAGAGGAAAAAGCAGATTTTATTCTCGATGATGTCCGCGATATCCTTTCCATTCTGTAGATAAAAAAACTCCGCCGTATGTAGAAACGGCGGAGTTTCTTTTATTCCCAACTAATCGATTGCAGACATTTGAAGCGAAAGGCGTGGATCAAAAAGGATTCGATCATGTTGAGACGTACGATTACTTCGAAAGATCCATCCTCTCGTGAAAAAAACAGGACATCCGTGTAGTCTTTGTTCCCCTCAAAATAACGCCGTACCTCTTTGACACGACCTCGCATGGACTCGGATTTAACGACAATGTGGTAGGTAGCATCCTGTTGTGAAATTTGTTCCTTGATCTCAATTTCTTTTTCATTAAAGGTATAATGGAACATTAGGGGTTCCTCCTCACCAAATAAAATAGCGCAAGTAAACATAGACATGAGCAATCAAGATAGACAGGATCATTAACGGGAAGGCGACCTTCATAAAGCTGAAAAAGCCGATATGATGTCCTTCCTTTGCAGCCAAGCCAGCAACAATCACATTGGCACTAGCTCCAATCAAAGTACCGTTCCCACCTAAACACGCTCCGAGTGCAAGACTCCACCAAAGCGGCTCTAAATTGGTGATCCCGAGGGCTCCCATTTCCTTGATCATTGGAATCATGGTGGCAACGAACGGGATATTGTCAACAAAGGCAGAGGCGATGGCGCTCAACCAGAGAATTAACAGGGAGGTCTTGAGTGAATCTCCACCGGTGAGATTCATTGCTTCCGTTGCGAGCTTTTTGATCACGCCTGTTTCCACTAAACCAGAGACGAGAACAAACAGACCGATGAAGAAGAAAATCGTATTCCACTCGACTTTGCTGATCGCGTCTTCTAAATAATGCTCTCCGGTAAGGAGGAGCAAAAGAAATGCTCCAGTTAAAGCGATCGTTGCCGACTCCAAATGAAGGGCACCATGAAGCATGAAACCAATAATGGTCAAACCCATCACCGTCAAAGACTTTTTCAATAAACGGCTGTCGGTAATCTCATCACGCTCATTTAACTGCATGATTTTTGCACTCAACTCAGGTGATGTTACTAACTGCTTGCGGTAAATCAGGACCAAACAAACAACAGTTACAGCCATAATCACGATGATAACGGGGCTCAAATTCACGAGAAACTTCATAAAATCAAGCTCCGGTACTGAACTGCCAATCATGATATTCGGTGGGTCACCGATCAACGTAGCTGTTCCTCCGGCATTGGAGGCGATGATTTCACTGATTAAAAAAGGAATCGGATTAAGCTCGAGCTGGCGCGCGATGCTAAACGTCACAGGTACGATGAGAAGTACAGTAGTAACGTTGTCCAAAAAGGCGGAGGCAATGGCCGTGATCAAGCTCAGGTAGACGAGGATGCGAATCGGTTTGCCTTTTGCGACCTTTGCCGCACGGATAGCCACATACTTGAATACGCCGGTCTGCGCCGTAATGGCAACCAAGATCATCATTCCGATAAGTAAGCCAAGCGTGTTAAAGTCGATATGGTGAATCGCTTGTTCCTGTGTAATGATCCCGAACAAGACCATGAGAATTCCGCCAGACATGGCGACGATGGTTCGATGTAACTTTTCGCTAATAATAAATGCATAGGTAACTAAAAAGATACCAATAGCGAATAATGCCTGATTCGTCATAAGAAGCTCCTTCCTTGGTGTGCAGAATTATCTTGTCCCATTATAGCTCTAACCAAAATCAGGGTAAAGAAAAAGACCCGGCATATGGCCAGGTCTATTCTCAGGTGAAAGGGATAACCTTACAGCTCGATTTGTGTAACGCTTTTCACTTCCGCCAGCTCGCCCATCGTATCGAGAAGCTCTGGCGTCAATGGTTTGTCGACAGAGAGCATCATGATCGCGTCTCCACCGATATCACGGCGTCCTACCTGCATCGTTGCGATGTTCACGCTGTTTTCACCCAAGATGGAGCCGACACGTCCGATCACACCTGGACGGTCATTGTGATGAATGTAGAGCAGGTAGCCCTCAGGCGCTACGTCAATCGCAAAGTCGTCAATTTTCACAATACGCGCACCGTAACCATTAAGTCGCGTTCCAGCCACTGTGCGTGTCTCTTGCGTCGTTTTCAAGCTAACGGTCAGTAAGTTCGTAAAGCCTTTGTTTTGCGCTGCCTTTTGCTCCGTTACGGTGATGTCGCGCACTTTTGCGAGAATCGGGGCGTTCACATAGTTGACTTCCTCGCCTAGACGGAAGGACAGTACTCCTTTGAGGACTGTGCGAGTCAGCGGGGATGTGTCTACCTCTGTCAATTCACCGCTATATTTAATCGAAATCTCCGAAATGGAACCTACTGTCACTTGGGCAAGGAAATGGCCCAGCTTTTCACCTAACGTGAAGTACGGTTGGACTTTTTCCATCACATGTGCAGGGATCGAAGGCAAATTCACGGCGTTTTTGAATGGCTCGTCACGAAGAACCTTCAGGATTTCTTCCGATACGTCTACAGCCACGTTTTCCTGTGCTTCAATGGTCGAAGCCCCCAGATGTGGAGTCGTTACCACTTGTGGCAGACCTACAAGAGGGTTGTCTACAGGTGGTTCTTCTTCGAAAACGTCCAGAGCTGCCCCAGCAACTTTTCCTGCAGTAATCGCCTCGTAGAGAGCCTTCTCGTCAATGATTCCTCCGCGAGCGCAGTTGATCAAGCGAACGCCATCTTTCATTTTCGCGAATTCACGCGTGCTGATGATGTGGCGGGTTTCTTTCGTCAGCGGAGTATGGACGGTAATGAAATCTGCTTTGCGGCAAATTTCATCCACAGTTGCGTTGGTTACACCCATCTTTTCCGCACGTTCCTCGGTCATGAAAGGATCGAAGCCCATAACGGTCATGCCAAATGCTTTCGCACGCTTCGCAACCTCAGAACCGATACGCCCCATACCGATGACTCCCAATACTTTGTTATTCAACTCAACCCCTTGGAAGCTTTTGCGATCCCATGTACCGTCTACCAGCTTCTTGTGAGCTTGAGGGATGTTACGAGCGACAGCCATCAGCATGGCAAACGAATGCTCTGCAGTAGAGATGGTGTTGCCGTCTGGAGCGTTGATAACTGGAATACCTGCTTGGGTGGCAGCGTTGATATCAATATTATCGACACCGACACCCGCGCGACCGACTGCCTTCAGCTTTTTGCCGGCAGTGAGGACTTCTGCTGTTACTTGGGTTTGGCTGCGTACGAGGAGTGCATCGTAGTCGCCAATCACACTGATCAGTTCGGCAGGGGAGAGGTTTGTTTGACGAACAACTTCTACATCAGAAGCGTCCAAGAGCTGTTGAATTCCAAATTCGCTAAGTGGATCGGTAATGAGTACTTTATACATGTGCAATGAGCACCTCCTGAGCAGCTTTTACACCAGCACCCAGCTCAACTGGAGCACCGATTTGGTGAAGCGACAATTCGATGGCAGAGATAACTTGCAGAACATCCAATGGCTCGCAATAACCCATGTGCCCGATACGGAAGATCTTGCCTTTCAGGTGCTGCTGACCGCCAGCAATCGTAATGTTGAATTGCTGCGTTAACATTTTGCGGAGAGCTTCTGCATGAAAGACACCAGCAGGATCACAAGAAGTAACGGTCGTCGATGCGTACTGATCTTCGGCCATCAGTTTTATGTTTAATGCCCTCATCGCTGCACGAGTCATGTCTCTCATCAGTTCATGGCGCTTTACGATAGCTGGCAAGCCTTCTTCCTCCAACATATCCAATACCTCGGCGAGACCGAAAATGAGGGATACAGCAGGCGTATACGGAGTTGTTTGCTCTGCCAAGCTCTTACGGTATGCTTTTAAGTCCAAATAGAAGGCGAGCGATTTGTTTTGCTCAATCACTTGCCATGCACGTTCACTCGCAGCGAGGAAAGCAAGACCTGTTGGCAGCATGAAAGCTTTTTGCGAGCCAGTTACCACGATATCGACACCCCACGCGTCCATTTCGCATGGAACTGCACCGAGGTTGCTTACTGCATCCACAATGAAGAGGGCGTCCGAATGTGTGCGAATGGTTTTCGCCAAGTCAGCAATCGGATTTTCAACCCCAGTGGATGTTTCACAGTAGGTTGCGAAAACGGCTTTTACCTGTGGCTTTTTTTGCAAGAATGTTTCAACCAAATCAGGTGTAACAGCTTTGCCCCAAGGAACTTCCACGCGATGGGCGATGATACCGTAACGCTCGCAAATTTTTGCAAAGCGCTCACCAAATGCACCGCTGACGAGGACGGCAGCTTCATCGCCTGGTTGAAGCGTATTTACGACGCCCATCTCCAGTGCGCTCGTTCCGCTACCTGCCAAGATGTATACATCCTGCTTGGTGCCAAAGTAAGGCTTCAGTCTTTCAGCAGTACGGGCGAAAAGGGCAGAAAATTTGCCGCTGCGGTGTCCAATCATCGGTTGGCTCATCGCCGTTTGGACACGTGGTGGAATAGGGGTAGGGCCAGGGATTCTCAAGATCATTTTGTCTGCGAACATGGTTCTCTCCTCCTAAATATGTGCATATCAAAAAAACCTCCCGTTCTCACACTGCTCCTATTACAGAACAGTGAGGGACGAGAGGCTTTGCTTCGCGGTGCCACCCTCATTCGCTCCTTTTTTCTCAAAAAAGAGCCTTGGTAGGTACATGACCTAAAAGAGATAACGGATCTACCGTTTGCGTCTACTGGGAAGGTGAACCCTCTTTTCAACGCAGCAGCTCAGAAGTGCTTAACCGTGGGAGAAACCGCCGATTCGCAGCAACCATCGGCTCTCTGGGGATTTCTCGATCACAGCGTTTCTTCGTCAACGCCGTTGTTTTATAAGGTGTTTCGTAAGATTTGTACTTACAATATCACGTCAAAATAACACCGTCAAGAATAAAAACGAGAAAAAATGAACATTATTTATTTTAAATTGATTATCGTTCGTGAATAATACTCAGTTTAACGCTTGATACATATCAAAAACGACCAAAACACGAACATTAAGATATTGACATCACAAAAAATGGAAAAAACGCATTTTAATGTTCGGTTTTTGCTGTTGCTTTTATCTTACCGAAAAATCTCAAAAGAAAGAACGGAAAATTGCCGATCAATCGTTCAGCAAAGGAAAGGAGGGCATAATGAAAAACCTCTTACATACCGAAGTACGTAAGAGGTCTCTTCCATTAGTAGATGGAATACTATTCCACTTTAATAGAGTCGGTCGGGCATCCTTCAGCAGCATCACGAACATCGTCATGCAGGATATCCGGGATTTCAACACTGTTAGAGTTGTCATCCAACTTGTTGAACGCAAGGCCCTCATCGTCGTAATCAAAGACGTCAGGAGCCGTGGCGCCACAAGCACCGCAAGCAATACAAGTATCTTTATCTACCCATGTAGTCATCGTGGTTTCACCTCCCATACCGAAGTGGTACGTCCACTATCATAGACCATTGTATGCTCTTGGTGACAAGATTTCAAGATTGAATCAGTCTAAAAATGTACGACTACTTATAAAGAGGGATTTCAGGTGCCTTCAGCACGGAGTAGAGCTGTGTATTCAAGCGTTTAAAATCTCCCGCAGATACTGCATCTGTCGCGTTCAAAATCTTCACGGCAGCGGCTAAATCCTTGATTCCTAGTGCCTGAACTTCATTAGATGCGATGAGCAAATCAAGTCTTGCAGTCAGGTCCTCCGGATTATAGCTGCTCCATTGAGTGCTTGCTGACATAGCAACAGCTGCAAGATAGGTGCGGTAATGGAACGGATATTGCTTCCACTGTGCGGTGTTAACGGTTCCAGGTAATTGCTTCGGCATAGCTTGCTTCACCACATAAGCCGATTCCCATGACGCGATGGAGTGATAAACCATTTCCTGTGCAGTTAGCCAGTTATTTTGGAAAAGTGTCAGGCTAGCTCCAATGGAAGCAGGCGTAGCCTTATTTTGATCGGAACGAATCTGCTCCATACTATCCAAATACGCCCGTACACTGTTTGTAAAGGTGGCATGAGCTTGTCTCAGCATGGGTGACGTCGGCAAGGGAACGTTTTTCTCCAGCTCTTTCCTCGTCTGGTCAGCTATTTTACTGAGCTGCTTCAAGCCTTCGGTCCGTTCACTTTCGTTCATTTGATTCCATTTATCCATCGTATCAAAATGTGCTTGCTTCAATTCAAGCAGCGGTGCATAAACGGCATAATAAAATCGGATAAAGTCCTGTTCGTTGTACAGCTTTTGCTCACGCAGCAGTTTTTCTTTTTCGGCTTCCTTTTTCTCAGCTTCGAGTACGGCGGCTTGTTCCGACTCCAGTTGTGTCTTCATATAATGGGCCCCGAAAAAAAATCCACCAACCGTGCATGCAAGTGTTATGATGATCATGTACGCCATCATAAATTCAGTTCTTTTCAATCGTTTTGTCATACTATCCTCCAAATACAATGATGCAGTTTACTTCGCTTACTTTGAGCTTTGAAAAATATAGAATGATGTAAGGAGTACCAATGAACAGTCGGAACAGTGCGGCAGAGGAGCAGGACCTTCTTTGTGCGGTCGCCTTGAATGCCATGTTACCTCTGGCCAATGAACGAACGCTGCAATCAGCCTACTACATACTGCGTGGCAGAAAAGCCAATCAGACACTGCAAGATGTGCATTTGTATACCCTTTATCCGTATTATCGGATGTTTTCTCGTTTTCCAAGAGAGGATTGGGAGAAAATAGTTTCAACTTTATTTCAGGCGGGCTGGATTTTACCTGTTAATGCAGTTGGAACGAACGGGAAGCCGACCTTTACCTTTTCTGATAGTGGATTGCAGCATGCCAAACACACGTACCAAAAATATCGGTTTGATGTGTGGTTCGCACCTTTCACCCAATCCGACTTGGCGGAGCGAATCGAACCGTTTTGGAGCAGACTTCATCTTATGGTGCAGACGATCTCGCAAATGCATCATGGTGATCTCGGCTTCATTCCGGTCGTTTCGGACAAGACGGCACAGCGTTGGGTAAAAAACCAATTGGCTGATGGGGCAATGCGAAATACTTGGAAACAGCAATTGTCTGACGAGTTATATCGATTGTGGGAGCCTCTGGATGAAGGTGTGCAGGAGCTTTTATTTTGCCAACTGTCAGGAGCAGGACAAGTTGGCAAGACCATGGGACAAGTAGCAGAGATTCGCCAAACGAGTCGCAGCTATCTCATGCTGCAATTTCGATACGGACTGGCCGCGTCAATTCAGACGCTGCTTGCAGAGAGCAATCATTATCCTCTTTTATCAAAACTTGTTACAGAGTCGCACAAGCTTGATGCTCGCCTGACCGAAAGTGCTGCTCGAACGTACGCACTGCTTCAGACTGGCAGTGACAAAACAGAAATAGCGAAAAGACGACAAATGAAAGAAAGCACAATAGAAGATCATTTGGTAGAGATTGCCCTGCGCTGTCCGGAATGGGATATGACAACGTATTTGCCGAATGAGCTGGCAAAAAAGATCGTGGAGACCAGTGAGCGACTCGATACAAGCAGACTCCGGCTCATCAAGGATCAATTGGAGGCAACAGTATCGTATTTGCAGATCCGATTGGCACTGGCACGAGCGACAAGGGGGGCAAAATGAATAAACAGTTCATGTACGACAGATTAAAGCTGCATTTTGGATACGACTCATTCCGCCCCGGTCAGGAGTCTATTATTGAACGTCTACTGCATGGACGAAGTGTTCTCGGGCTGTTAGCAACAGGTGGCGGGAAATCAGTGACGTATCAGCTGCCAGCAATGCTTTTGCCGGGTCTGACCGTCGTTGTTTCCCCGTTGATCTCCTTGATGGTTGATCAGGTGCAGCAGCTCCGAGCGCGAAAAAAAATTCCGGCTACTTATTTGAACAGCATGCAGGATCAGACAGAGTCCCGCGAAATCTTAAAAGGGCTCTCGGAAGGTGCTTACAAGCTGTTGTATATTTCTCCAGAAAAGCTTCAACAGACCTATGTTCAACAAGTGTTAAAGCGGGCGAGGGTGTCTCTGATCGCGATTGATGAAGCGCATTGTATCTCGCAATGGGGACATGATTTTCGTACAGATTACCTGCGATTGCCTGAAGTCGTGAAACAATTGGGAGCACCTCCTGTTCTGGCTGTGACAGCGACTGCGACGGAATCTGTTCGTGAGGAGATTTGCAACTTATTTTCCATTGAAAAGGAAGATGTTGTGTTGCAGTCCCTTAATCGGGCGAATATCGCTTATGATCTGGTTGAAGTTGTGGAGGAAACAGACAGGCGCTCCTATGTATTTGATCAGATGAATCGTCTGCAGGATCCAGGAATCGTTTACTGCAGCACGCGACAAGCGGTAGATGTGTTGGCTGCCTCTTATCAACTCGATGGAAAAAAACGCGTACACGGTTACCACGGGGGCATGAATAGCATGGAGAGAATGCTGATCCAGTCCCAATTCCTCGCAGGAGAGCTCGATGTTATTATTGCAACCAATGCATTTGGTATGGGAATCGACAAGCCAGATATTCGCTACGTCATCCATTATCAAATGCCAGCCAGTTTGGAGGCATACGCACAAGAAATCGGGCGGATCGGCCGTGATGGCAAGCCTGGTTATGCGCTGCTTTTATTTTCGTGGGACGATTGGCAGATTCACCAACACATGCTGGAGAAGGAGTACCCGACACAAGTGCAAGTTCAAAAATACGAGCAGTTGTGCAATACCGGAGTACCCTTGACGAATGAGGCCTTGGCGATGATGGACATATCCGAAGAAATGGGCGCACTCCTTGGCTTTTATTCGGAAAGAGTGCTGGCCTCATGCGAAGCTGCCGCTGCGGGAGAGTCGTATCCAAAGGCTCAAATGATTTGGCAGGAAACGGAAAAAAGGAAAAGCTTTAAGCAAAAAAAGCTGGCAGAAATGGTGTCTTTCGTTAGAGGAGAAAACTGTTTGCGTGCGAGCATCAATACGTATTTCAAAGAAAATGATCATCAGTTTGATCTGTACTGCTGTAAGAAATGCGGCTTAAATACGGAAGCGTATTTCCAAACGAATGACCATGCAATCACAAAGAATGAACAAATCAAATGGAATTTGCGGCAGGCGTTAGATACTCTTTTGCCGAACAAATAAAGGAGAGAAACATCGAGTGAGGGAAGATCGGCTAGAGGTGGATGAAGCCACTCTTCGGCTGAATCTATGGTTGACACAAGGAATCGTAATGGGAGTGGCTGCTGCCGGTAGCTTATTAGTGCTGGGCTGGGATGCTACTCTGTCCTTGTTTATTTTGCCAGGCTGGAATGCCGTCCTGTGGGCCGTGGTTGTAGCCGCAGGTATTATCATCGCGAGCATTGCGATGGATCGTTCCTTGCCTAAGCGATGGCAAGATGATGGCAGTATCAATGAAAAAGTTTTTGGCGCCATGTTACCATCTACCACAATTCTCGTCTGTATGGTAGTAGGGGTGGGAGAGGAATGGCTATTTCGTGGAGTCATTCAAACGCTTACCGGGAATTTTTGGAGCAGTCTTATTTTTACTCTGATCCACGTACGTTATTTGAAAAAACCACTCATGATCATAAGTGTATTTGGTACAAGCTGGATCTTGGGAGTCTTGTTTTCCTACTATCAGTCCCTATGGCCCTCGATTGTGGCTCATATCCTTATTGACATCATGCTAGCCTTTCATTTACAAAAAACGATCAAGAAAAAGGGGGAGGAAGAGTGAATCTTGAGCATAATCCATTACCACCCCGACGCTCCCGTCATACTCGCCCTAAAGCGTCGTTCTCGTTTAAAAAGTGGATTCAACCTGGATTGTACTTGTTTGGATTCGTCTTTTTCGGGTTGATTGGTCTTGAGTTGTACAGGGCCAATATCCCACACGAGTCAGCAGCTACTGGTAGTGTTGAAGTGAAGGATGTTAGCAAAGCGATTACCGCTTCGCAAGGGAGCAAGGCAGGGGAAAAGGAGCCAGCATCCGTCGTTCTTCCTTCTGCTCCTGATCCCAATGCAAGCGCGAACACCCCACCTGCCAAAGCAAAAACGACCGAATCAAAACCAGTTGAGCCTGTAGTGAAGGCGACCCCAAGCGTACAGACACCTGCAGTGAGCCCAGTCCCAGCCCAAACTACGACTGGTACACCAGTAAACAAGCCAAACCAGATCGCGAGTCCTTCTGCTACTAAAGTAGCTACACCGGGAAAGCAAGCTTCAACACCGTCTACAACAAAGTCAAAGGTCGTCAAGCATGTGGTGAAGAAGGGTGAAACGTTGTTTATGCTGTCACGAAAGTACTACGGAAATAATTCGAACGTAAGACGAATTGCAACATACAACGGGCTTCATTCAGAAGCAGGGCTCGTCGAAGGGAAAATTGTTTTGGTTCCCCTCGTTCAGTAATGAGATCGTGCTTCACTG
This genomic stretch from Brevibacillus brevis harbors:
- a CDS encoding SLC13 family permease — translated: MTNQALFAIGIFLVTYAFIISEKLHRTIVAMSGGILMVLFGIITQEQAIHHIDFNTLGLLIGMMILVAITAQTGVFKYVAIRAAKVAKGKPIRILVYLSLITAIASAFLDNVTTVLLIVPVTFSIARQLELNPIPFLISEIIASNAGGTATLIGDPPNIMIGSSVPELDFMKFLVNLSPVIIVIMAVTVVCLVLIYRKQLVTSPELSAKIMQLNERDEITDSRLLKKSLTVMGLTIIGFMLHGALHLESATIALTGAFLLLLLTGEHYLEDAISKVEWNTIFFFIGLFVLVSGLVETGVIKKLATEAMNLTGGDSLKTSLLILWLSAIASAFVDNIPFVATMIPMIKEMGALGITNLEPLWWSLALGACLGGNGTLIGASANVIVAGLAAKEGHHIGFFSFMKVAFPLMILSILIAHVYVYLRYFIW
- the serA gene encoding phosphoglycerate dehydrogenase — protein: MYKVLITDPLSEFGIQQLLDASDVEVVRQTNLSPAELISVIGDYDALLVRSQTQVTAEVLTAGKKLKAVGRAGVGVDNIDINAATQAGIPVINAPDGNTISTAEHSFAMLMAVARNIPQAHKKLVDGTWDRKSFQGVELNNKVLGVIGMGRIGSEVAKRAKAFGMTVMGFDPFMTEERAEKMGVTNATVDEICRKADFITVHTPLTKETRHIISTREFAKMKDGVRLINCARGGIIDEKALYEAITAGKVAGAALDVFEEEPPVDNPLVGLPQVVTTPHLGASTIEAQENVAVDVSEEILKVLRDEPFKNAVNLPSIPAHVMEKVQPYFTLGEKLGHFLAQVTVGSISEISIKYSGELTEVDTSPLTRTVLKGVLSFRLGEEVNYVNAPILAKVRDITVTEQKAAQNKGFTNLLTVSLKTTQETRTVAGTRLNGYGARIVKIDDFAIDVAPEGYLLYIHHNDRPGVIGRVGSILGENSVNIATMQVGRRDIGGDAIMMLSVDKPLTPELLDTMGELAEVKSVTQIEL
- a CDS encoding pyridoxal-phosphate-dependent aminotransferase family protein, with product MFADKMILRIPGPTPIPPRVQTAMSQPMIGHRSGKFSALFARTAERLKPYFGTKQDVYILAGSGTSALEMGVVNTLQPGDEAAVLVSGAFGERFAKICERYGIIAHRVEVPWGKAVTPDLVETFLQKKPQVKAVFATYCETSTGVENPIADLAKTIRTHSDALFIVDAVSNLGAVPCEMDAWGVDIVVTGSQKAFMLPTGLAFLAASERAWQVIEQNKSLAFYLDLKAYRKSLAEQTTPYTPAVSLIFGLAEVLDMLEEEGLPAIVKRHELMRDMTRAAMRALNIKLMAEDQYASTTVTSCDPAGVFHAEALRKMLTQQFNITIAGGQQHLKGKIFRIGHMGYCEPLDVLQVISAIELSLHQIGAPVELGAGVKAAQEVLIAHV
- a CDS encoding ferredoxin → MTTWVDKDTCIACGACGATAPDVFDYDDEGLAFNKLDDNSNSVEIPDILHDDVRDAAEGCPTDSIKVE
- a CDS encoding helix-turn-helix domain-containing protein, with translation MNSRNSAAEEQDLLCAVALNAMLPLANERTLQSAYYILRGRKANQTLQDVHLYTLYPYYRMFSRFPREDWEKIVSTLFQAGWILPVNAVGTNGKPTFTFSDSGLQHAKHTYQKYRFDVWFAPFTQSDLAERIEPFWSRLHLMVQTISQMHHGDLGFIPVVSDKTAQRWVKNQLADGAMRNTWKQQLSDELYRLWEPLDEGVQELLFCQLSGAGQVGKTMGQVAEIRQTSRSYLMLQFRYGLAASIQTLLAESNHYPLLSKLVTESHKLDARLTESAARTYALLQTGSDKTEIAKRRQMKESTIEDHLVEIALRCPEWDMTTYLPNELAKKIVETSERLDTSRLRLIKDQLEATVSYLQIRLALARATRGAK
- a CDS encoding RecQ family ATP-dependent DNA helicase — translated: MNKQFMYDRLKLHFGYDSFRPGQESIIERLLHGRSVLGLLATGGGKSVTYQLPAMLLPGLTVVVSPLISLMVDQVQQLRARKKIPATYLNSMQDQTESREILKGLSEGAYKLLYISPEKLQQTYVQQVLKRARVSLIAIDEAHCISQWGHDFRTDYLRLPEVVKQLGAPPVLAVTATATESVREEICNLFSIEKEDVVLQSLNRANIAYDLVEVVEETDRRSYVFDQMNRLQDPGIVYCSTRQAVDVLAASYQLDGKKRVHGYHGGMNSMERMLIQSQFLAGELDVIIATNAFGMGIDKPDIRYVIHYQMPASLEAYAQEIGRIGRDGKPGYALLLFSWDDWQIHQHMLEKEYPTQVQVQKYEQLCNTGVPLTNEALAMMDISEEMGALLGFYSERVLASCEAAAAGESYPKAQMIWQETEKRKSFKQKKLAEMVSFVRGENCLRASINTYFKENDHQFDLYCCKKCGLNTEAYFQTNDHAITKNEQIKWNLRQALDTLLPNK
- a CDS encoding CPBP family intramembrane glutamic endopeptidase; the encoded protein is MREDRLEVDEATLRLNLWLTQGIVMGVAAAGSLLVLGWDATLSLFILPGWNAVLWAVVVAAGIIIASIAMDRSLPKRWQDDGSINEKVFGAMLPSTTILVCMVVGVGEEWLFRGVIQTLTGNFWSSLIFTLIHVRYLKKPLMIISVFGTSWILGVLFSYYQSLWPSIVAHILIDIMLAFHLQKTIKKKGEEE
- a CDS encoding LysM peptidoglycan-binding domain-containing protein; the encoded protein is MNLEHNPLPPRRSRHTRPKASFSFKKWIQPGLYLFGFVFFGLIGLELYRANIPHESAATGSVEVKDVSKAITASQGSKAGEKEPASVVLPSAPDPNASANTPPAKAKTTESKPVEPVVKATPSVQTPAVSPVPAQTTTGTPVNKPNQIASPSATKVATPGKQASTPSTTKSKVVKHVVKKGETLFMLSRKYYGNNSNVRRIATYNGLHSEAGLVEGKIVLVPLVQ